In Ciona intestinalis chromosome 11, KH, whole genome shotgun sequence, the DNA window TGGGcctttaccccaacattgtatatgcacattctaggtgggtgaggtcctaccgTGTGACACTGGACATGccattggcccattaccataaagtaaaatgcattattttaatctaaCCTGTGGTACATGTTTATTTTCTCGGCAAGATACAATAGCCAGCTTTTATTTTTACGAACAGGTTGTTgcgatattttattttgtgcaaCAAGTCTCGCAAGTTACAACTTCTATTAAGCATACAACAGGATATACCtctaacataaaaacaatattttatgataaaactTAACATTGATGTAATGATGAGGATACATCTTCACAAGATATACTCAAAACCTCAAcaatacatagtagggtgggggaagacgggacacctttagaacataaaaACCCGAAattcttgtattttaaacaattataggAAGTCTACAAGAGtcaatatagttttttaatttattgaatgttatttgttttctaccaaataggacgggGAACTAGAATGAAGATGTGTCCcagcttcccccaccctgctatattcatagataaataataatacaaccACATACAGCAGAATTCACTTCCAACTAAAAGCttcgaaataaagtttatttattaaagcaCCATTTTAGCTTTGTATAATTGCTATGAGACCAACGAGTCATTTACATCTCGTATCTCACGAACCGATGATGGAACGCCTAACCCAGCTTCGTCAAACGTTTCAATTATACCTGGGGATCAAATGTAAGATCAGCATCTGAATTTACTTTTAAGATAAATTCTaatagattttaatatttatgtaacttgtgATTGTACTTGTGTTTTTGCCAATGTATTATATACAGGCTAAGTTAACTACTATAATACTAGTACAGTAGGCACTTAACAGCAACTTAATTTATCATCCAAACTTACTTTCAACGACATGGTGATACGCAAAgtgaagataaagtaaaaacaacatgTGTAAACTTGCAATGCTAGAACAAAGTAGAAGGCGTTGTGATTTACCAACAGTTCGTGAGAGGAGAATTGTAATCTGGAAAAAATAAGCCTAAGGTGTTATTTTGATAACTTGGTTTAGTTTTATGATTAGTTGAGACGTGGTGTTTGTATCAAAGCAACAGAATTTGgagttttatacaaaatatattaagcAGTTCATTATATAAAAGTACAAAGTTAAAGCAGGGTAATTTTACCtaggtgaggttctacagcgcTGTACACCATGCaacctggaatttagaccagGATTTGCCCACTACCCCAGTATTCTATTCTAAAAGTAGCAATAACCTAAAATGGTAACTAtgaaataaactaaattatGAAATTACCATTCTCGCCGCAGAAGCACCAGCAACAACAGcccataaaatataaaacattccATGTGAGTAGTGAGTGAAGTGACCAAGTAGTAAGATCACGCAGTGGCTCACCATTCCGTAACCCTgaaatacattataaataagatacaaagatagttgtaatttttttgaatttttaacaaaatctggggtgacattgttaaaatacatttacactcatagttgtcaagcatagggaacctcattgattaatgtggtgaatgcaaaatactttggctctgcttgtttatatagacaactaacagcagggtaaaatcagTGAAGGTGACTCCTAACAttacaactttaaacaattGGTTTCAAGTTTGTTGTAATTATAATGAACTTACCAGCATAGACAGACATTGCACTATGCTTATATAGGTGTTGCATATATATGATAGGAAGTAGATAAATCCCGCCACTCCCCACCAATAACCAAAACAAACACCAAACGCCGTGCCCATTAATGTCCCTTGTTCCTACAAGCAAAGAAAGATATAAATCGTTGGCTTTATGTTGAATATTAAGTGTTGAAATAACTCACAAGTACAGTGCCTGAGGTTTTCATGTTCATTAGTAAGATGGCTATGAGTGTAAACACAGTCATTAAAGGCCCATACAACTCGCCCGAGATTTTCTGAAACATAAAGTGATGAAGGGGGAAATAAGAAAAACACGAACTTTTAAAACTGGGAACAAACTTCAGAGCATGTATTTTACTGAATATATTATGCTTTTAACTGTAAAGAGTTtcgttttacattttacagcaATTTTAGAAGATAAAAAAAGGGTTGCCAGCAAAAAAGTTGGGGAAGCCCTGCTGTACAATTTACACAAGTAATGAACTTCAGAATTTAcctattttacaaaaagtagtgcatattcatatattttatttttaacggTGAAGGGCTACAAAAACTTTTAGGAGTTTTTAAGGGTTGCCAGCAAAAAAAGTTCGGAAAGCCCTGTAGTACAAGTTACACTTGTGTGTAGTAACAGTAAGGAGAGTTTTACCTGTGGAGTTGATAGAGAACGCAGTGGCACGAACGAATGTCCAAGTTTCAACAATAACTCCTTGGGTTCAATATCGAAGTATGGTCTCAAGATATCAATGTTGGCGTAAATGTCAATCATTTTACGAGCCTGTTGCTGACCATTCTCCCACATCTGTAATAAAGCCATAGTTTAACATTGGTGGCACTTTATTCCATGAAGCtgttttatatgtgtgttATGGATGCAAGCTTctaattgtttaatgtttgtgtactatgtgctaacagtTTCTCTTGTGCTTTGTATATCaataaagcattttttatacaaagagTACAATTCTTTCAATGAAGAACAAGATACTAGTGAATAATCTTTTATATTACAGATTTGGTAATGAGTTAGGTGCTAGCAGTTAAGATGGATTTATTAGTCATTGCTACCCCAACATACTACAAGTTATTGAGGTGAAATcttgcctaaatcctaggacctcaaccacatagaatataaTCAGGCAATTTTTGAGTggtcaaatataaaacatatctaCCTGACCAGCTACAGCCTTGCCCAGGTTCCCACCTATCCCAGTCATAAGGTCTATGTTATTAGGGTCGGATTCTTTGCCCATCTTGTTAATTTGTTCGCCGACGTCTTCGAAACTTGAGGTTCCAGATGAATCATCCACTACTGACATGTCAACTATGGCCGACTTCTTCTGGAAAATTATGCAATGAGACATGATGTATT includes these proteins:
- the LOC100178761 gene encoding protein YIPF3-like isoform X2, yielding MSTKLEDWEGFSSNDEQLADGTQFTKSAIVDMSVVDDSSGTSSFEDVGEQINKMGKESDPNNIDLMTGIGGNLGKAVAGQMWENGQQQARKMIDIYANIDILRPYFDIEPKELLLKLGHSFVPLRSLSTPQKISGELYGPLMTVFTLIAILLMNMKTSGTVLEQGTLMGTAFGVCFGYWWGVAGFIYFLSYICNTYISIVQCLSMLGYGMVSHCVILLLGHFTHYSHGMFYILWAVVAGASAARMITILLSRTVGKSQRLLLCSSIASLHMLFLLYLHFAYHHVVESIIETFDEAGLGVPSSVREIRDVNDSLVS
- the LOC100178761 gene encoding protein YIPF3-like isoform X1, with product MSTKLEDWEGFSSNDEQLADGTQFTKKSAIVDMSVVDDSSGTSSFEDVGEQINKMGKESDPNNIDLMTGIGGNLGKAVAGQMWENGQQQARKMIDIYANIDILRPYFDIEPKELLLKLGHSFVPLRSLSTPQKISGELYGPLMTVFTLIAILLMNMKTSGTVLEQGTLMGTAFGVCFGYWWGVAGFIYFLSYICNTYISIVQCLSMLGYGMVSHCVILLLGHFTHYSHGMFYILWAVVAGASAARMITILLSRTVGKSQRLLLCSSIASLHMLFLLYLHFAYHHVVESIIETFDEAGLGVPSSVREIRDVNDSLVS